The sequence TGCTTCTTTTGAATCTCAGCTCCGAGATATCGGTGTTACTGGTGATTTGAATAAATCACAAGAGCTACAGATTGGTAATATTATTCGGCAAAAGGCTCTGGAAACTAACCAGTATCAGGAAACATTAATGGAGGGGATTGGTACCCTCGTTGCTGCAGGGCAGGAACCATTAAAAGCTGCCGGGAAAAGCGGTCTGCTAGGAAAAACAGCGACAGCGTCTGGAGCAGACATTAACGATTTAGCCAAAATGAGCCTTGCTTTTGAGTCGCTTCGTATTACGGATAATCAAGAGTTAGAAAAAGCATTTAACCGCGCGGTATTTGGCGGGAAAGCCGGTCGATTTGAATTAAAAGATATGGCGCAATATTTACCTGAAATGGCCCAGCAATTCGCCGGAAAAGGTATTTTTGGACAAGAAGCCTTATCTCAAATTATCGCAAGTCTTGAGGTTGGTCGCGAGGGGGCCGGTTCTGAAGGGGAAGCTGCGACCAACATGCGGAACTGGTTAGCATCTATGGGACGAGGCGATATTGCCAAGCGCTATGCAAATGCTGGCCTTGATTACCAGGATTCAATGAGCCACTACGTCTCTGCTGGCAAGTCGCAATATGAAGCATCCATTCTTATCGCAGATCGTTTTATTAAAAGTAAAGGGAAAGAGTTCTTATCTCAGTGGGAGAAAGCTGGAGCAAGAGGAGACCGGGAAGCGCAGCAAACATTAATGGAATCCTTTGGACTTTCTTCAATATTTACAGATGTCCAAACAGTGAACCATCTTTTAGCCATGAGGCAACGCTGGGGGGATTACCAGAAAATAAAAGAGGATATGAATGGTCCAACAGCGCAGAACTCTATAAATACTGATTTCGAGAAAAAAAATGACACACTAGAGGCTCGATGGCGTAGAACGCAGATCGGTTTTAACGAGTCGGCTATCAGTATTGGCGAGTCTCTGCGTCCTGCGTTGATCCAGTTAGGAGAAACGTTCATCCCCCTGATAAACAGCGTTGGTAAATGGATTGCGGCGCATCCACAGCTGGTCAGCGGCACTATCAAAGTCGTCGGTGCATTACTTGCTTTTAAGATGGCCACTATCGGTCTCAAGCTGGGGCTGAATCTGCTGTTCTCTCCTTTCACCAGTGTCTGGAAAAACATCATTTTATTGCGAACCAACTGGCTTCGTCTGACGCTTGCACTGGGTGAAGGCGGTAAACTCCGCTGGCTGGTGACCGGCTTCAGCGCTGTCGCCAGAGGTGCCAGAACTCTGGGGGGCGTGCTGTCAGGTGGGCTGGTTCGCGGCATTATGATCGCCGGACGTGCCGTTCTCTGGATTGGCAGGGCGCTGCTGATGAATCCCATTGGTCTTGCCATCACCGCCGTCGCGGCGGCGGCTTATCTTATTTATCGTAACTGGGGGGCTGTCAGCAGTTGGTTCAAACAGCGCTGGGCTGACATTAAAGAGGCTTTTAACGGCGGTATCGTGGGGATTGGTAAGCTGCTGATTAACTGGTCGCCGGTTGGTCTGCTCTATAAAGCCTTTGCGGCTGCGCTGAAATATCTCGGCGTTGATCTGCCCGCGAAGTTCACTGACTTCGGTGGCCATCTTATCGACGGGCTGATAAACGGCATCAAAAACAAATGGGAGTCGCTCAAAACCACCGTCACAGATATGGGCGACAGTGTCGGCGGCTGGTTCAAGGAAAAGCTGGGCATCCATTCGCCGAGCCGCGTGTTTATGGGCTTTGGTGACAATATCGTGCAGGGTGCCGCTATTGGCCTGCAGCGCACCACTCCGCTTGCGGCGCTGGCCGGACAGAAGCTGGCAGAAGAGATGACGCCTGACGTTCCCCGTATCCCGTCGCCGGAAATCATGGCTGCGGGATATTCGGGCCGTGGCGCAGCTGCTTCTGGTGGCGGAACATCTGGCGGTATTCAGGTCAGCTTTAACCCTCAGTTTTTCCTCAATGGCAAAGAAACCTCAGCGCCTGCCGGGCTGACCGGCGCACTGAATATGAGCCTGCATGAACTGGAGAAAATGCTGGAGCGTCTGCTGGCTCAGAAACAACGTCGGGGGTACGAATAATGTTTGCGGTACTGGGTGATATTGAGTTTGAACTGATTACTTACTGGGACGGTTTCGAGGCAACGTTCGGCGTCGATTATGCCGAACATGCCCGCATAGAGGGTAAGCCCGGCCTGCAGTTCGTCGGCGACAAGCTGGACGAAATCCAGATAAGCCTGGTCTTCCATCAGCATTATTGTGTGCCCGACGTGGAGCTGGCGAGACTGAGAACGGCCATGAAGGCCCATCAGGCGCTGGCACTGGTTTTCGGCAATGGTGACTATCGCGGCTGGTTTGTGATTACCGACGTGACCGCGACCAGCGAGCAGACCGACAGCACCGGCAACGTGCTGGCCGTCAATGCCACTGCATCGCTGCGGGAGTATATCGGCGACCCGAAGAACCCGCTGCAGCCACCTGCAATACGCACGCAGGTTCCCGGCGTCGGAGCGGTCTCCGGTGCCGTTCCTTCACCTTCCGGGGTGGCGCAGTACGTTCGCGACGGCGTCAATTATGCCAAACAGGCGCAGTCCGTTCTCCAGACCACCATCAGCGCCGTTCGGGTCGCGCAGAAGATGAAGGATAACCCAGCCGTTGCGCTGACCCG is a genomic window of Enterobacter asburiae containing:
- a CDS encoding phage tail protein, with amino-acid sequence MFAVLGDIEFELITYWDGFEATFGVDYAEHARIEGKPGLQFVGDKLDEIQISLVFHQHYCVPDVELARLRTAMKAHQALALVFGNGDYRGWFVITDVTATSEQTDSTGNVLAVNATASLREYIGDPKNPLQPPAIRTQVPGVGAVSGAVPSPSGVAQYVRDGVNYAKQAQSVLQTTISAVRVAQKMKDNPAVALTRVPGLMSGLGNVSGALGQSVPAFNALSESMPEAISLARATSDAATYVQQAQSSLSGVDGSNIAASLDAVSGQLNSASTTFTRMSPGLSTMAARILARSV